Proteins encoded by one window of Culicoides brevitarsis isolate CSIRO-B50_1 chromosome 2, AGI_CSIRO_Cbre_v1, whole genome shotgun sequence:
- the LOC134830019 gene encoding transcription factor CP2 isoform X3 — translation MSSFNESNMNDDESDKMSTNNATFESQMKNVPFEDQLLYKTWLLMAAQQHSPGRLTWPDDLELDLQQEISNSIYNGDSLFNFSGLTVFKREFTQPTPENYSPNCVNDDPQQQQLINNSRNDGCSGNRQQQQAMQSGFMGTGSTAGGSAGSSDMNPGQNFNSPNQYENNGSPPQPPPPPMEIGNANSRESYGQFEYMLKAATAIGQKHNEDSLTYLNQGQSYEIKFKKTGDLGALRGKLLKSVIKICFYERRLQYMEKEQMRQWQETHPNDRVLELDVPLSYGIVHFNQPANFSFSNMIEVLWDPQQDCGVYIRVNCISTEFTPKKHGGEKGVPFRIQVETYEDNVYGANKPLKPLHAAACQIKVFKLKGADRKHKQDREKIMKRPPSEQEKYQRSYEYTILHEISLEHLYSMIPNCYSPESIKRNISPASDSPNQYLSKYDALVPFGAGVQTGGLMRTDSMTSTNGLLKPDESEIINLNKMDYEEYITPISAEFSPVQVAHWLAQQRLSKFTNAFSRFSGVDLLRMTKEDLIQICGLADGIRMYNIIHSKSISPRLTIYVTLDNAVYHAIYLHSYSIKELFQKLHKVPGFVEPPSSPWDLQTKYSDSNNSLVDAVKMNLFMIGPANVQVMLTDEVLSNVKNDSLFAVESQNGKILMRPEVVMSH, via the exons atgtcttCCTTTAACGAGTCAAACATGAACGACGACGAATCCGACAAAATGTCCACAAATAACGCGACATTCGAATCTCAGATGAAAAATGTTCCGTTCGAAGATCAGTTACTGTACAAAACATGGCTGCTAATGGCGGCGCAACAGCATAGTCCAG gTCGTTTAACATGGCCCGATGACTTGGAATTGGATTTACAACAAGAAATTTCGAACAGCATCTATAACGG TGACTCCTTATTCAACTTTTCGGGCCTTACGGTGTTCAAACGTGAATTTACCCAACCGACTCCCGAAAATTATTCGCCAAATTGCGTAAATGACGATCCGCAACAGCAACAATTGATCAATAATTCGCGTAATGATGGTTGTTCCGGCAATCGGCAGCAACAACAAGCGATGCAATCTGGTTTCATGGGTACTGGATCGACTGCTGGAGGAAGTGCTGGCAGTAGTGACATGAATCCGGGTCAGAATTTCAATTCGCCCAATCAATATGAGAATAATGGAAGTCCTCCGCAACCGCCCCCGCCCCCCATGGAGATCGGAAATGCAAATTCTCGTGAGTCCTATGGGCAATTTGAGTATATGTTGAAAGCTGCAACAGCAATTGGACAAAAACACAACGAAGACAGCTTGACGTATCTCAACCAGGGACAGAGTTACGagataaaattcaagaaaaccGGCGATTTGGGGGCTTTGCGAGGCAAATTGTTGAAAAGTGtcatcaaaatttgcttttatgaGCGCCGTTTGCAGTACATGGAAAAAGAACAGATGCGCCAATGGCAGGAAACCCATCCGAATGATCGTGTTTTGGAGTTGGATGTTCCTCTGAGTTACGGGATTGTCCATTTTAATCAACCCGCGAACTTTAGTTTTAGCAATATGATCGAAGTTTTGTGGGATCCGCAACAGGATTGTGGCGTTTACATCCGAGTTAATTGCATTTCGACGGAATTTACGCCCAAAAAGCATGGCGGCGAGAAAGGCGTTCCGTTCAGAATTCAAGTTGAAACGTACGAGGACAACGTTTACGGCGCCAATAAGCCTCTCAAACCTCTTCACGCAGCGGCTTGTCAaataaag gtttttaagttaaaaggaGCCGATCGCAAACACAAACAagatagagaaaaaataatgaaacgtCCTCCTTCGGAGCAGGAAAAGTATCAAAGAAGTTACGAATACacaattttgcatgaaatttcaCTTGAGCATCTCTACAGCATGATTCCCAATTGTTACAGTCCGGAATc gattaaaagaaatatttctcCGGCATCTGATTCACCAAATCAATATCTTTCCAAGTACGATGCGTTAGTTCCCTTTGGTGCGGGGGTTCAAACAGGAGGATTGATGCGCACAGATAGCATGACATCGACCAATGGCTTATTGAAGCCCGACGAAAGTGAGATAATTAATCTCAATAAAATGGATTATGAGGAAtat ATAACGCCCATTTCGGCAGAATTCTCTCCCGTACAAGTTGCACATTGGCTCGCCCAACAACGTTTATCGAAATTCACGAATgctttttcacgtttttcagGCGTTGATCTTCTTAG aatgacaAAAGAAGACCTCATCCAAATCTGCGGCTTGGCTGACGGCATTCGCATGTACAACATCATCCATTCGAAGAGCATCTCGCCCCGTCTCACAATTTACGTAACGTTGGACAACGCCGTCTATCACGCCATTTACTTGCACAGCTATTCCATCAAGGAATTGTTCCAAAAGTTGCATAAAGTGCCCGGATTCGTTGAGCCGCCATCGTCGCCGTGGGATCTGCAAACGAAATATTCCGACAGCAACAACAGTCTCGTCGATGCCGTCAAAATGAACTTATTCATGATTGGTCCGGCGAATGTGCAAGTGATGCTAACTGACGAGGTATTGAGCAACGTGAAAAATGACTCGCTTTTCGCGGTTGAATCAcaaaacggaaaaattttgatgagacCCGAAGTTGTAATgagccattaa
- the LOC134830019 gene encoding transcription factor CP2 isoform X2: protein MSSFNESNMNDDESDKMSTNNATFESQMKNVPFEDQLLYKTWLLMAAQQHSPGRSPKVPRIDGRLTWPDDLELDLQQEISNSIYNGDSLFNFSGLTVFKREFTQPTPENYSPNCVNDDPQQQQLINNSRNDGCSGNRQQQQAMQSGFMGTGSTAGGSAGSSDMNPGQNFNSPNQYENNGSPPQPPPPPMEIGNANSRESYGQFEYMLKAATAIGQKHNEDSLTYLNQGQSYEIKFKKTGDLGALRGKLLKSVIKICFYERRLQYMEKEQMRQWQETHPNDRVLELDVPLSYGIVHFNQPANFSFSNMIEVLWDPQQDCGVYIRVNCISTEFTPKKHGGEKGVPFRIQVETYEDNVYGANKPLKPLHAAACQIKVFKLKGADRKHKQDREKIMKRPPSEQEKYQRSYEYTILHEISLEHLYSMIPNCYSPESIKRNISPASDSPNQYLSKYDALVPFGAGVQTGGLMRTDSMTSTNGLLKPDESEIINLNKMDYEEYITPISAEFSPVQVAHWLAQQRLSKFTNAFSRFSGVDLLRMTKEDLIQICGLADGIRMYNIIHSKSISPRLTIYVTLDNAVYHAIYLHSYSIKELFQKLHKVPGFVEPPSSPWDLQTKYSDSNNSLVDAVKMNLFMIGPANVQVMLTDEVLSNVKNDSLFAVESQNGKILMRPEVVMSH, encoded by the exons atgtcttCCTTTAACGAGTCAAACATGAACGACGACGAATCCGACAAAATGTCCACAAATAACGCGACATTCGAATCTCAGATGAAAAATGTTCCGTTCGAAGATCAGTTACTGTACAAAACATGGCTGCTAATGGCGGCGCAACAGCATAGTCCAGGTAGAAGTCCCAAAGTTCCGCGGATCGATG gTCGTTTAACATGGCCCGATGACTTGGAATTGGATTTACAACAAGAAATTTCGAACAGCATCTATAACGG TGACTCCTTATTCAACTTTTCGGGCCTTACGGTGTTCAAACGTGAATTTACCCAACCGACTCCCGAAAATTATTCGCCAAATTGCGTAAATGACGATCCGCAACAGCAACAATTGATCAATAATTCGCGTAATGATGGTTGTTCCGGCAATCGGCAGCAACAACAAGCGATGCAATCTGGTTTCATGGGTACTGGATCGACTGCTGGAGGAAGTGCTGGCAGTAGTGACATGAATCCGGGTCAGAATTTCAATTCGCCCAATCAATATGAGAATAATGGAAGTCCTCCGCAACCGCCCCCGCCCCCCATGGAGATCGGAAATGCAAATTCTCGTGAGTCCTATGGGCAATTTGAGTATATGTTGAAAGCTGCAACAGCAATTGGACAAAAACACAACGAAGACAGCTTGACGTATCTCAACCAGGGACAGAGTTACGagataaaattcaagaaaaccGGCGATTTGGGGGCTTTGCGAGGCAAATTGTTGAAAAGTGtcatcaaaatttgcttttatgaGCGCCGTTTGCAGTACATGGAAAAAGAACAGATGCGCCAATGGCAGGAAACCCATCCGAATGATCGTGTTTTGGAGTTGGATGTTCCTCTGAGTTACGGGATTGTCCATTTTAATCAACCCGCGAACTTTAGTTTTAGCAATATGATCGAAGTTTTGTGGGATCCGCAACAGGATTGTGGCGTTTACATCCGAGTTAATTGCATTTCGACGGAATTTACGCCCAAAAAGCATGGCGGCGAGAAAGGCGTTCCGTTCAGAATTCAAGTTGAAACGTACGAGGACAACGTTTACGGCGCCAATAAGCCTCTCAAACCTCTTCACGCAGCGGCTTGTCAaataaag gtttttaagttaaaaggaGCCGATCGCAAACACAAACAagatagagaaaaaataatgaaacgtCCTCCTTCGGAGCAGGAAAAGTATCAAAGAAGTTACGAATACacaattttgcatgaaatttcaCTTGAGCATCTCTACAGCATGATTCCCAATTGTTACAGTCCGGAATc gattaaaagaaatatttctcCGGCATCTGATTCACCAAATCAATATCTTTCCAAGTACGATGCGTTAGTTCCCTTTGGTGCGGGGGTTCAAACAGGAGGATTGATGCGCACAGATAGCATGACATCGACCAATGGCTTATTGAAGCCCGACGAAAGTGAGATAATTAATCTCAATAAAATGGATTATGAGGAAtat ATAACGCCCATTTCGGCAGAATTCTCTCCCGTACAAGTTGCACATTGGCTCGCCCAACAACGTTTATCGAAATTCACGAATgctttttcacgtttttcagGCGTTGATCTTCTTAG aatgacaAAAGAAGACCTCATCCAAATCTGCGGCTTGGCTGACGGCATTCGCATGTACAACATCATCCATTCGAAGAGCATCTCGCCCCGTCTCACAATTTACGTAACGTTGGACAACGCCGTCTATCACGCCATTTACTTGCACAGCTATTCCATCAAGGAATTGTTCCAAAAGTTGCATAAAGTGCCCGGATTCGTTGAGCCGCCATCGTCGCCGTGGGATCTGCAAACGAAATATTCCGACAGCAACAACAGTCTCGTCGATGCCGTCAAAATGAACTTATTCATGATTGGTCCGGCGAATGTGCAAGTGATGCTAACTGACGAGGTATTGAGCAACGTGAAAAATGACTCGCTTTTCGCGGTTGAATCAcaaaacggaaaaattttgatgagacCCGAAGTTGTAATgagccattaa
- the LOC134830020 gene encoding uncharacterized protein LOC134830020, with product MNPDPNFDINDFIERSAKRGSGFEAGGPPSMEQFLEMLDNVKDMSEAEKDELKKDLIMRALRASQMNEGGGDPTKLVAGPREYMVFACMIFLLVAVFALFGYKLYKSLMEKEQKRLQKQQMKAQKKKK from the exons atgaaccCAGATCCGAATTTCGACATCAATGACTTCATTGAGCGCAGTGCCAAGCGTGGCAGTGGCTTCGAAGCGGGCGGTCCGCCATCCATGGAGCAATTTTTGGAGATGTTGGACAATGTCAAGGACATGAGTGAGGCGGAAAAGGACGAATTGAAGAAAGATTTGATCATGAGAGCACTTCGGGCGTCGCAAATGAACGAAGGCGGAGGCGATCCGACGAAATTAGTGGCAGGCCCGCGGGAATATATGGTCTTTGCGTGCATGATTTTCCTACTTGTGGCAGTttttg cCCTTTTCGGTTACAAATTGTACAAATCTCTCATGGAAAAGGAGCAAAAGAGATTGCAAAAGCAACAAATGAAGgcacaaaagaagaagaaatga
- the LOC134830446 gene encoding xaa-Pro aminopeptidase ApepP-like, protein MSRKMKLIGVTGSLLVLVIAISTVGIVFSEEYTGPKATKQDLDELRKLMKSNSIHAYIIPSNDAHQSEYIAPSDARLAFISGFTGSAGYGIVTLDDAALWTDSRYHLQAERQVDQSLWTIMKMGNVGVLTRAEWLLAALGKNSKVGFDPVLVSSTEIATLTPTMTQNNHSMVPLEKNLIDSVWKNKPQPNLTPLKPHSLEYSGRNSSSKIQSIRDELKKNQAEAIFLTALDDIAWLFNLRATDVKNTPVFYSYALVSDKIVQLYLHKNRFTKLIEDHFKAEGVKDTQIKDYLTVAKDFSTYVNSTKGRIYIPTAVNHAIYSAVPASRLVQKNLVAIMKSVKNEIEAEGMKKCHVRDGAAIVQYLHWLEENVGTRKITEMDGAVILGEFRARFEKFQSLSFTAISAVGSNAAMAHYTPSNESAKEITRNEVYLIDSGGQYLDGTTDTTRTIHLGTPSAFEKEAFTRVLKGFIAVYTSIFPSGATETYFDAVARRSLWEVGLDYGHGTGHGIGSFLAVHEYPPLFSSRPDPAFPGLIKNMFVSNEPGVYIDGKFGVRIEDVVQVVPINTQFDFNGRGSMKYDIVTMVPFQTSLMDLSLLTEEEVAWINSYHAKTLREVGDLLLKVNDVSSYNWLKEATKPIQKLTK, encoded by the exons ATGAGTcgcaaaatgaaattaatcggGGTTACGGGAAGTCTTCTTGTGCTTGTAATAGCAATTAGCACAGTTGGGATCGTTTTTTCTGAAGAATATACCGGACCCAAAGCCACAAAACAAGATCTCGATGAACTGCGGAAACTGATGAAGTCGAATTCGATTCATGCTTACATTATTCCGTCGAATGATGCGCATCAAAGTGAATATATTGCACCGAGTGATGCCCGTTTGGCGTTTATTTCAGGCTTTACTGGCTCAGCTGGGTATGGAATTGTGACTTTGGATGATGCCGCGTTATGGACTGACTCGCGTTATCACTTGCAAGCGGAACGGCAAGTCGATCAATCGCTCTGGACCATCATGAAAATGGGCAATGTTGGGGTTTTGACCAGGGCGGAATGGCTTCTTGCTGCTTTGGGTAAAAATAGTAAAGTTGGATTTGATCCTGTGTTGGTTTCTTCAACGGAAATTGCCACTTTGACACCTACGATGACCCAAAATAACCATTCAATGGTCCCTCTTGAGAAAAATCTCATCGATTCTGTGTGGAAAAATAAGCCCCAACCGAACCTAACTCCCTTGAAACCACATTCCTTGGAGTATTCCGGCAGAAATTCAAGCAGCAAAATCCAATCAATCCGTGacgagttgaaaaaaaatcaagctgAAGCTATTTTCCTCACAGCTCTCGACGATATCGCCTGGCTTTTCAATCTCAGAGCTACTGATGTCAAAAATACTCCGGTATTTTACTCTTACGCCCTCGTTTCCGACAAAATCGTTCAATTGTATCTGCATAAAAATCGTTTCACGAAATTAATTGAGGATCATTTCAAGGCTGAAGGAGTCAAAGACACCCAAATTAAGGATTATTTGACTGTCGCAAAGGATTTTTCAACTTACGTGAACTCGACAAAAGGTCGCATTTACATTCCAACTGCCGTGAATCACGCAATTTATTCTGCAGTTCCTGCTTCTCGTTTAGTTCAAAAGAATCTCGTGGCAATCATGAAGTCTGTGAAGAACGAAATTGAAGCAGAAGGCATGAAAAAGTGTCACGTGCGGGATGGAGCAGCAATTGTTCAGTACCTGCATTGGTTGGAAGAGAATGTTGGCACGAGAAAAATCACGGAAATGGATGGCGCTGTAATTTTGGGTGAATTTCGAGCTCGTTTTGAGAAGTTTCAGTCGTTGAGTTTTACGGCAATTAGTGCTGTGGGATCGAATGCTGCGATGGCACATTATACGCCGAGTAATGAGTCGGCAAAGGAAATTACGAGGAATGAAGTTTATTTGATTGATTCGGGTGGTCAATattt GGATGGAACGACTGACACGACGCGCACAATTCATTTAGGAACCCCGTCAGCCTTTGAAAAAGAAGCATTTACTCGCGTTCTTAAAGGATTTATCGCAGTTTATACTTCAATTTTCCCCAGCGGTGCGACAGAAACTTATTTTGATGCCGTTGCACGTCGTTCTTTGTGGGAAGTTGGCTTGGATTATGGTCACGGAACAGGACATGGCATTGGATCGTTCTTAGCAGTTCACGAATATCCTCCGCTTTTCTCATCGAGACCTGATCCTGCATTCCCCGGGCTTATTAAGAACATGTTTGTGTCGaatg aGCCTGGTGTCTATATCGACGGCAAATTTGGTGTCCGTATCGAGGATGTAGTTCAAGTTGTTCCCATTAACACCCAATTCGACTTCAACGGAAGAGGTTCAATGAAATACGACATCGTCACAATGGTTCCTTTCCAAACAAGTCTCATGGATTTGAGTCTCTTGACCGAAGAAGAAGTCGCTTGGATCAATTCTTATCACGCGAAGACCTTGAGAGAAGTTGGAgatttattgttaaaagtcAACGACGTCTCGTCATACAATTGGTTGAAAGAAGCCACGAAAcctattcaaaaattgacaaaataa